From the genome of Terriglobales bacterium, one region includes:
- a CDS encoding TonB-dependent receptor, whose translation MRISLRLFVFLLAIALLASTAGWGQGSSSGTITGVVKDPTGAVVPGAKVEISYPVSGFHRETLTGAVGEFRFGNIPFNPYHLVVTASGFSSEVQDVDVRSTVPVSVPIALKVRGASTTVTVEATGADLVEADPNFHTDVDRGLFDKLPLESQSSSVSSLVTLASPGVVADSNGLFHGMGDHAENSFSVDGQPISDQQSKVFSNQIPADSIQSLEVIAGAPPAEYGDKTSLVIKVTTRSGLNQTKPTGSVTAGYGSFGSATGGFELAYGGEKWGNFISLSGLNTGRFLDPPEFQVFHAKGNEENAFDRLDYQINDKDSLHANVGYSRSWFQQPNSFDSAAIGQDQRAKIETFNISPGWTHLFSSNTLLTVTPFVRRDVFNFFPSRDPLSDLTETASQHRTLLNAGLRADISHTKGAHNVKVGVSFQHWFLDETFNVGITDAGVNSPCIALNPAGNFAPVADPSVNDPSQCAAIPGYEMNVETNPNSPGPFFAPVLLPFDLTRTGPPFTLFGFNGHADVKELSLYAQDTITKGGLTVNLGIRGDIYRGLARDAQPQPRVGVAYNIKKTNTVLRASYARIMETPFNENLILASTNDPVTDALFGAGSGVPIRAGQRNEFHVGGQQALGRYLVIDGDYVWKYTHNAYDFGDFLNTPIFFPISWHNSKITGASGRISLPNFHGLTAFVMMGHVNARFFGPQVGGLGTDLGAGGGAFRIDHDQVFQQTTHVQYQPWKDGPWVGFNWRYDSGLVAGEVPVAEDDVTPVDLTGLSADQQLQAGLFCGNTFPTLAVPLISCAPSDYGSTRMQLPAPGTVNDDTNPPRVASRHLFDLSVGDDNLFRKERYKVSLRFTVINLTNKVALYNFLSTFSGTHFVTPRTETVELGFHF comes from the coding sequence ATGCGTATTTCATTGCGGCTGTTCGTATTTCTGCTTGCCATCGCGTTGCTGGCCTCGACAGCGGGTTGGGGACAGGGTTCCAGCTCCGGGACCATCACCGGGGTGGTGAAAGATCCGACCGGCGCGGTGGTTCCGGGAGCAAAGGTGGAGATCAGCTACCCAGTCAGCGGATTCCACCGGGAGACACTAACCGGGGCAGTGGGAGAATTCCGCTTCGGCAATATCCCCTTCAACCCGTACCACCTGGTGGTGACGGCGTCCGGATTCAGCTCCGAAGTGCAGGACGTGGATGTACGGTCCACGGTACCGGTCTCAGTCCCGATCGCGCTGAAGGTCAGGGGCGCGAGCACCACCGTGACCGTGGAAGCCACGGGAGCCGACCTGGTGGAAGCGGACCCGAACTTCCACACCGACGTGGACCGCGGCCTGTTCGACAAGCTGCCGCTGGAGAGCCAGTCGTCGTCGGTCAGTTCGCTGGTGACGCTGGCCTCGCCGGGCGTGGTGGCGGATTCGAACGGCCTCTTCCACGGCATGGGCGACCACGCCGAGAACTCCTTCTCGGTGGACGGCCAGCCCATCAGCGACCAGCAAAGCAAGGTCTTCTCCAACCAGATCCCGGCGGACTCCATCCAGTCGCTGGAGGTGATCGCCGGGGCCCCGCCCGCCGAATACGGCGACAAGACCAGCCTGGTGATCAAGGTGACCACCCGCTCCGGGCTGAACCAGACCAAGCCGACCGGCAGCGTGACCGCCGGCTACGGCTCGTTCGGCTCAGCCACTGGCGGCTTCGAACTGGCCTATGGCGGCGAGAAATGGGGGAATTTCATCTCCCTGAGCGGGCTGAACACCGGGCGTTTCCTGGACCCGCCGGAGTTCCAGGTATTCCACGCCAAGGGCAACGAGGAGAATGCTTTCGACCGCCTGGACTACCAGATCAACGACAAGGATTCGCTGCACGCCAACGTGGGCTACTCTCGTTCCTGGTTCCAGCAGCCGAACTCCTTCGATTCGGCGGCCATCGGCCAGGACCAGCGGGCGAAGATCGAGACCTTCAACATCTCTCCCGGCTGGACGCACCTGTTCAGCTCGAATACATTGCTGACGGTGACGCCTTTCGTGCGCCGCGACGTCTTCAATTTTTTCCCCAGCCGCGATCCGCTCTCCGACCTGACCGAGACCGCATCCCAGCACCGCACGTTGCTCAATGCCGGCTTGCGCGCCGACATCTCGCACACCAAGGGGGCTCACAATGTGAAGGTGGGGGTTTCGTTCCAGCACTGGTTCCTGGACGAGACATTCAACGTTGGCATCACCGACGCGGGCGTGAACTCGCCCTGCATCGCCCTGAATCCCGCCGGCAACTTTGCCCCGGTGGCCGACCCGTCGGTCAACGACCCGTCGCAATGCGCCGCTATCCCGGGATACGAGATGAATGTGGAGACCAACCCCAACTCCCCCGGACCCTTCTTCGCGCCGGTGCTCCTCCCCTTCGACCTGACCCGTACCGGACCCCCATTCACGCTCTTCGGCTTCAACGGTCATGCCGACGTCAAAGAACTGAGCCTGTACGCCCAGGACACCATCACCAAGGGGGGTCTGACGGTCAACCTGGGGATCCGCGGCGATATCTACCGCGGACTAGCCCGTGATGCCCAGCCCCAGCCGCGGGTGGGCGTCGCCTACAACATCAAGAAGACCAACACGGTGCTGCGCGCCTCTTACGCCCGCATCATGGAAACGCCGTTCAATGAGAACCTGATCCTGGCCAGCACCAACGATCCCGTCACCGACGCCCTCTTCGGCGCCGGCAGCGGCGTCCCCATTCGCGCCGGCCAGCGTAACGAGTTCCACGTCGGAGGCCAGCAGGCGCTGGGGAGGTATCTGGTCATCGACGGCGATTACGTCTGGAAGTACACACACAATGCCTACGACTTCGGGGATTTTCTCAACACCCCAATCTTCTTCCCTATCTCCTGGCACAATTCGAAGATCACGGGCGCTTCGGGGCGCATCAGCCTGCCGAATTTCCATGGCCTGACCGCGTTCGTCATGATGGGGCACGTCAACGCCCGGTTCTTCGGCCCGCAAGTCGGCGGCCTGGGGACCGACCTGGGGGCCGGGGGCGGGGCCTTCCGCATCGACCATGACCAGGTGTTCCAGCAGACCACCCACGTGCAATATCAACCGTGGAAAGATGGTCCGTGGGTCGGCTTCAACTGGCGCTACGACAGCGGCCTGGTTGCGGGCGAGGTACCGGTGGCGGAGGACGACGTCACGCCCGTGGACCTGACCGGCCTAAGCGCCGATCAGCAATTGCAAGCCGGACTGTTCTGCGGCAACACCTTCCCCACCCTGGCGGTCCCCCTCATCAGCTGCGCGCCCTCGGATTATGGTTCCACCCGCATGCAGCTCCCCGCGCCGGGCACGGTGAATGACGACACCAATCCGCCCCGCGTCGCCTCCCGCCATCTTTTCGACTTGAGCGTCGGGGACGACAACCTCTTCCGCAAGGAACGTTACAAGGTGAGCCTGCGATTCACCGTCATCAACCTGACCAACAAAGTGGCCCTCTACAACTTCCTCTCCACCTTTAGCGGGACTCACTTTGTCACCCCGCGGACGGAGACCGTTGAGCTGGGCTTTCACTTTTGA
- a CDS encoding SagB/ThcOx family dehydrogenase — protein sequence MNNRDIRAAWAYHDGTKHSYWSVRNNPHFLDWANRPLPFKIYPAIEPLALPRDVPQTGVAALSAISQIALSRGQDSVPTLQDLARLLYFSAGITKSRSYPGGDIYFRAAACTGALYEIELYVVCDDLPGLEAGVYHFGPADVALRRLRKGDFRGNLARAAADQPAVAHAAATIICTGTYWRNAWKYQARTYRHFGWDNGTLLANLLATATASGLPAEVVLGFVDAELNRLLDLDTAREVSLCLVPVGRLSAPAVPPPVDVATLGLATVPLSDREVQYRAMLEMHEASSLRSEEEVRQWRGSSTIVQPSRAASEEAELAPLAEAEPPHDSVEQVILRRGSTRTFDRSASLTLPQFSTILDRSTRGVAADFLVPRGAQLNDLYVIVHAVDGLKPGAYFFHRDRRSLELLKEGDFRAEAYRLGLEQDLPAEACADIFFLADLRVILERLGNRGYRAAQLEAGIVGGKMYLAAYAQRLGATGLTFFDDDVVNFFSPHAAGKSAIFLVAVGKPRKRTALDSRI from the coding sequence ATGAACAATCGCGACATCCGGGCCGCGTGGGCGTACCACGACGGAACCAAGCACTCGTACTGGAGTGTTCGCAACAATCCGCACTTCCTGGACTGGGCGAATCGGCCGCTGCCTTTCAAGATCTATCCCGCGATCGAGCCGCTGGCGCTGCCTCGGGACGTGCCCCAGACGGGCGTCGCCGCTCTATCGGCGATCTCTCAGATCGCTCTTTCGCGCGGCCAGGATTCCGTGCCCACGCTGCAAGACCTGGCGCGCCTGCTCTATTTCTCCGCCGGCATCACCAAGAGCAGGTCGTATCCGGGCGGCGATATTTACTTTCGCGCCGCAGCCTGCACCGGGGCCCTGTATGAGATCGAGCTGTACGTCGTGTGTGACGATCTCCCCGGTCTGGAGGCCGGCGTGTATCACTTTGGTCCGGCGGATGTCGCTCTGCGGCGTCTGCGCAAGGGAGATTTTCGTGGCAACCTGGCTCGAGCCGCAGCCGACCAGCCGGCCGTGGCCCATGCTGCCGCGACCATCATCTGCACCGGCACCTACTGGCGGAACGCATGGAAATACCAGGCAAGGACCTATCGCCACTTCGGCTGGGACAACGGCACGCTGCTGGCGAACCTGCTGGCCACCGCGACCGCCTCGGGCTTGCCTGCCGAGGTCGTTCTCGGATTCGTGGATGCCGAGCTGAACCGATTGCTCGACCTCGACACCGCACGCGAAGTCTCGTTGTGCCTGGTTCCGGTGGGACGCCTATCGGCGCCGGCCGTTCCTCCTCCGGTGGATGTGGCGACGCTGGGCTTGGCAACCGTCCCACTTTCGGACCGCGAGGTCCAATACCGGGCGATGCTGGAGATGCATGAGGCGTCGTCACTGCGGTCGGAGGAGGAGGTGCGCCAATGGCGTGGGAGTTCAACAATCGTGCAACCGTCGCGCGCGGCCAGCGAGGAAGCAGAGCTCGCGCCGTTGGCGGAGGCAGAACCGCCGCATGACTCAGTCGAGCAGGTCATTTTGCGACGCGGCTCGACCCGCACCTTCGACCGGAGTGCATCGCTCACCCTGCCGCAATTCTCTACCATCCTGGATCGCTCGACCCGGGGTGTGGCAGCCGATTTTCTTGTTCCGCGGGGTGCGCAACTCAACGACCTTTATGTGATCGTGCATGCCGTGGACGGCCTGAAACCGGGCGCTTACTTTTTCCATCGAGACAGGCGATCGTTGGAGCTTCTGAAGGAAGGTGACTTCCGAGCCGAAGCCTACCGCCTCGGACTGGAGCAGGACCTGCCCGCGGAAGCCTGCGCCGACATCTTCTTCCTGGCGGACCTCCGCGTCATCCTGGAACGGCTCGGCAATCGCGGCTACCGCGCGGCGCAATTGGAAGCAGGCATCGTGGGGGGCAAGATGTATCTGGCGGCGTACGCCCAGCGGCTGGGAGCGACCGGGCTGACCTTCTTTGACGACGACGTGGTCAACTTCTTCTCGCCCCACGCCGCGGGGAAGAGCGCCATCTTCCTGGTCGCCGTCGGCAAGCCGCGGAAACGCACCGCTCTCGACTCACGGATCTGA
- a CDS encoding ankyrin repeat domain-containing protein — protein sequence MRRRLQLILLLIGCVAPLSAQKAAAPGAKPRLSEAERAILNEQLVEAADDDRLSAVHSLLARGADPNAADKFGASALMHASGSPNPAVAQALLKAGADVNRADTAGWTPLITAAEAGNVQVIELLLASHAAIDTVDRNGWSALTEAVLNNHPAAVKVLIAHGASLRLRDPDGRTLLMFAAGEGHAPVLELLLNAEPATQLPKALNEPDRRGWTALHHAVAQGWSTISAILLGRGANANARARDGRTPLLLAADQGDVEDAKVLLARGAEVDAATHNGITGLMLAAGRGHLELLTLLLEHGADPNRRSRDGRTALAEAMRKGHPDVAEVLRAPHPPAAPE from the coding sequence ATGCGGCGGCGGCTCCAACTCATCCTCCTGCTCATTGGCTGCGTCGCGCCGCTGAGTGCGCAGAAAGCGGCCGCCCCCGGCGCCAAGCCCCGTCTCAGCGAGGCGGAGCGCGCCATCCTGAATGAACAACTGGTGGAGGCGGCCGACGACGACCGGCTGTCCGCGGTCCACTCCCTGCTGGCCCGGGGCGCCGATCCCAATGCCGCCGACAAGTTCGGCGCCAGCGCGCTGATGCACGCCTCGGGATCGCCGAATCCGGCGGTGGCGCAGGCGCTGCTCAAGGCCGGCGCCGACGTCAACCGCGCCGACACGGCCGGCTGGACCCCGCTGATCACGGCGGCGGAAGCGGGCAACGTGCAGGTCATCGAACTGCTGCTGGCGTCGCATGCCGCCATCGACACGGTGGACCGCAACGGCTGGTCGGCGCTGACCGAGGCCGTGCTCAACAACCACCCGGCGGCGGTGAAGGTCCTGATCGCGCACGGCGCCTCGCTCCGCCTGCGCGACCCCGACGGCCGCACACTTTTGATGTTCGCCGCCGGCGAGGGACACGCGCCGGTGCTGGAGCTCCTGTTGAACGCAGAACCGGCGACGCAATTGCCCAAGGCGCTCAACGAGCCCGACCGGCGAGGCTGGACGGCGCTGCACCACGCGGTGGCGCAGGGCTGGAGCACCATCTCCGCCATCCTGCTGGGCCGGGGCGCCAATGCCAACGCCCGCGCCCGCGATGGGCGTACGCCTCTGCTGCTGGCCGCCGATCAGGGTGATGTGGAGGATGCGAAGGTGCTGCTCGCTCGCGGCGCCGAGGTGGATGCTGCCACCCATAACGGCATCACCGGACTGATGCTGGCCGCCGGACGCGGCCACCTGGAGCTGCTCACGTTGCTGCTGGAGCATGGCGCCGATCCCAACCGCCGCTCCCGCGATGGACGCACCGCGCTCGCCGAGGCCATGCGCAAAGGACATCCAGATGTCGCCGAGGTCCTGCGCGCGCCGCACCCCCCGGCGGCGCCCGAGTGA
- a CDS encoding group I intron-associated PD-(D/E)XK endonuclease: MSSPEKPPWASMSDKAKGEWVEVVFMAKVGALGLSISKPHGDNEQFDFIVCDRAGKPVRVQVKSAWTQTSLGYRIQHRRFGDGRPLGYDVLVAYIPPLDAWYVIPVSELPHSYITHLWPHSRRPSRSKWEPYRNAWHILSGDPDDDTRSLGLTIHAAADDGKSSKLP, from the coding sequence ATGTCCAGCCCGGAGAAACCTCCCTGGGCCTCGATGTCCGACAAAGCGAAGGGCGAATGGGTCGAAGTGGTCTTCATGGCCAAGGTCGGCGCCCTCGGCCTCTCCATCTCCAAACCCCACGGCGACAACGAGCAGTTTGACTTCATTGTCTGCGACCGCGCCGGCAAACCTGTGCGTGTGCAGGTAAAATCCGCTTGGACCCAGACCTCCTTGGGCTATCGGATCCAGCACCGCCGGTTTGGTGACGGTCGCCCTCTCGGCTATGACGTCCTCGTCGCCTATATCCCGCCCCTTGACGCTTGGTACGTGATTCCAGTTTCGGAGCTTCCGCACAGTTACATCACCCATCTGTGGCCCCACTCACGCCGCCCCAGCCGCAGCAAGTGGGAGCCATACCGCAACGCGTGGCACATCCTCAGCGGCGACCCCGACGACGACACCCGCTCCCTCGGCCTCACCATCCACGCCGCCGCCGATGACGGAAAATCATCCAAGCTGCCGTGA